A part of Brassica rapa cultivar Chiifu-401-42 chromosome A05, CAAS_Brap_v3.01, whole genome shotgun sequence genomic DNA contains:
- the LOC103869862 gene encoding TSA1-like protein isoform X9, protein MGTKFLALCLSLCLIISSFYKVSCQDEGTTGLNLDLIEREYQASLQGNEGVDQISGQKNSTVTDNNTISLSLSEESVETTKDSADTSSQLGPVTDEVVTPSSMLDHIELEFQAQINELKQAGSDGINKIDESKDDQELAAHRKKMLEEIEREFEAAAAGFEQFKIDDSTQGEDDEQSAMRKSMLEEIERDFEAATKGLEQLKADDLTGVNYAEHAAKRQKMLEEIEREFEDLFLNLLVEATKGLEELRHSTSSTDDESHSARRQSMLDEIEREFEAVTESFKQIDDLADSKDEEDQSAKRQSMLDEIEREFEAATSSLKQLNLDDFTEGDDSEQNARRNSMLEAIEREFEDATKGLEELKASDSTHDNDDDEHTARRKSMLDAIEREFEAATRGLAEIKNHEEQAETQRNSMLEEIEREFEAAAASAKAAEKDSAAKKPPTISTVQKTYGGFNGGFDSLLKPSDGVCGCFNKDKDGLKADTDSSINLAEILAEKSKSQDSETSSLTTSLTNLVHTHRKETTSKVSTVLGSSVTSTTSESSATSETLESLKQTLKKLRGLTARDLVHHPNFDEIIEAGTRYEVLSSASIGYISLLAKYKTVIKEGLEASQRVHLARTRAKILKETAVEKQRAVDAEFALAKSLAQGGDALSIKIFAIKKLLVKLEAEKVSVDLKFKSTESNLGRLLKEASQAYEEYHAAVRKAKDEQAAEEFALETTKRAEHIWVEFLSSLN, encoded by the exons ATGGGAACCAAGTTCTTAGCTCTGTGTTTGTCTCTGTGTCTCATCATCTCAAGCTTTTATAAAGTTTCTTGCCAG GATGAAGGAACTACAGGTTTGAATTTAGATCTGATTGAGCGTGAATATCAag CTTCTCTCCAAGGCAACGAAGGAGTTGACCAGATCAGTGGTCAGAAAAACAGTACAGTGACTGATAACAACACAATCTCTCTGTCTCTATCAGAAGAATCTGTGGAAACTACTAAAGATTCTGCTGATACCTCGTCTCAG TTAGGACCTGTTACTGATGAAGTCGTTACACCTTCGAGTATGTTGGACCATATCGAACTTGAGTTCCAAG CACAAATTAATGAACTTAAACAAGCTGGATCTGATGGTATCAACAAAATTGATGAATCTAAGGATGATCAAGAACTAG CTGCTCATAGGAAGAAAATGTTGGAAGAGATTGAACGCGAATTTGAAG CTGCTGCAGCTGGATTTGAACAATTCAAGATTGATGATTCCACTCAAGGAGAAGATGACGAACAAT CTGCAATGAGAAAAAGCATGCTGGAAGAGATTGAACGCGATTTTGAAG CTGCTACAAAAGGTCTTGAACAACTAAAGGCTGATGATCTAACCGGAGTCAACTACGCAGAACACG CTGCAAAGAGACAGAAGATGTTGGAAGAGATTGAAAGAGAGTTTGAAG ACCTGTTTTTAAATCTGCTTGTAGAAGCTACAAAAGGTCTTGAAGAACTAAGACATTCAACCTCAAGCACAGATGATGAATCTCACT CTGCAAGGAGACAAAGTATGCTAGATGAGATCGAACGTGAGTTTGAAG CCGTTACAGAAAGTTTTAAGCAGATTGATGATCTTGCTGATAGCAAAGATGAGGAAGACCAAT CTGCAAAGAGACAAAGTATGTTGGATGAGATTGAACGTGAATTTGAAG CTGCTACAAGTAGTCTTAAGCAACTAAACCTTGATGATTTCACTGAAGGAGATGACAGTGAACAAA ATGCAAGGAGAAATAGCATGCTTGAAGCTATCGAACGCGAGTTTGAAG ATGCTACAAAAGGTCTTGAAGAGCTAAAGGCTAGTGATTCAACCCACgacaatgatgatgatgaacacA CTGCAAGGAGAAAGAGTATGCTTGATGCTATTGAACGCGAGTTTGAAG CTGCCACAAGAGGCCTTGCAGAGATCAAGAATCATGAAGAACAAG CTGAAACTCAGAGAAACAGTATGTTGGAAGAAATCGAACGCGAATTTGAAG CAGCTGCAGCAAGTGCAAAGGCTGCTGAAAAAGACT CAGCTGCAAAGAAGCCACCAACCATAAGTACAGTGCAGAAAACTTATGGCGGATTCAATG GTGGGTTTGACAGTCTTCTAAAGCCATCAG ATGGTGTCTGTGGTTGTTTCAACAAAGACAAAGATGGTCTTAAGGCAGACACAGATTCTTCCATTAACCTAGCAGAGATACTCGCTGAAAAATCAAAATCCCAG GACTCAGAGACCTCTAGCCTCACCACATCACTGACCAATCTTGTTCACACCCATAGAAAAGAAACAACCTCGAAGGTAAGCACAGTCCTTGGCTCATCAGTTACTTCCACCACAAGCGAATCATCCGCTACATCAGAAACCCTAGAGAGCTTAAAGCAAACCCTAAAGAAGCTACGCGGTCTAACCGCACGTGACCTAGTACACCACCCGAACTTCGACGAGATTATAGAAGCCGGTACGCGTTACGAGGTACTCAGCTCAGCTTCCATTGGTTACATCTCTTTACTAGCCAAATACAAAACCGTCATTAAAGAAGGACTCGAGGCTTCTCAGAGAGTCCACCTCGCTCGAACCCGCGCCAAAATTCTCAAAGAAACCGCCGTGGAGAAGCAGAGAGCCGTGGACGCGGAGTTCGCGCTCGCTAAGAGTCTTGCTCAGGGAGGAGACGCGCTGTCCATCAAAATCTTCGCCATCAAGAAACTGTTGGTTAAGCTTGAAGCGGAGAAAGTGAGTGTTGATCTGAAGTTTAAGTCTACGGAGAGTAATCTGGGGCGGCTTCTTAAGGAGGCTTCTCAGGCTTATGAAGAGTATCATGCGGCTGTGCGTAAGGCAAAGGACGAGCAAGCTGCTGAGGAGTTCGCTCTTGAGACGACTAAGAGAGCAGAACATATTTGGGTTGAGTTTCTTAGTTCACTTAACTGA
- the LOC103869862 gene encoding TSA1-like protein isoform X10, with the protein MGTKFLALCLSLCLIISSFYKVSCQDEGTTGLNLDLIEREYQASLQGNEGVDQISGQKNSTVTDNNTISLSLSEESVETTKDSADTSSQLGPVTDEVVTPSSMLDHIELEFQAQINELKQAGSDGINKIDESKDDQELAAHRKKMLEEIEREFEAAAAGFEQFKIDDSTQGEDDEQSAMRKSMLEEIERDFEAATKGLEQLKADDLTGVNYAEHAAKRQKMLEEIEREFEDLFLNLLVEATKGLEELRHSTSSTDDESHSARRQSMLDEIEREFEAATSGLKQLKINAYTVEDNDKEQAARRQSMLDAIEREFEAVTESFKQIDDLADSKDEEDQSAKRQSMLDEIEREFEAATSSLKQLNLDDFTEGDDSEQNARRNSMLEAIEREFEAATRGLAEIKNHEEQAETQRNSMLEEIEREFEAAAASAKAAEKDSAAKKPPTISTVQKTYGGFNGGFDSLLKPSDGVCGCFNKDKDGLKADTDSSINLAEILAEKSKSQDSETSSLTTSLTNLVHTHRKETTSKVSTVLGSSVTSTTSESSATSETLESLKQTLKKLRGLTARDLVHHPNFDEIIEAGTRYEVLSSASIGYISLLAKYKTVIKEGLEASQRVHLARTRAKILKETAVEKQRAVDAEFALAKSLAQGGDALSIKIFAIKKLLVKLEAEKVSVDLKFKSTESNLGRLLKEASQAYEEYHAAVRKAKDEQAAEEFALETTKRAEHIWVEFLSSLN; encoded by the exons ATGGGAACCAAGTTCTTAGCTCTGTGTTTGTCTCTGTGTCTCATCATCTCAAGCTTTTATAAAGTTTCTTGCCAG GATGAAGGAACTACAGGTTTGAATTTAGATCTGATTGAGCGTGAATATCAag CTTCTCTCCAAGGCAACGAAGGAGTTGACCAGATCAGTGGTCAGAAAAACAGTACAGTGACTGATAACAACACAATCTCTCTGTCTCTATCAGAAGAATCTGTGGAAACTACTAAAGATTCTGCTGATACCTCGTCTCAG TTAGGACCTGTTACTGATGAAGTCGTTACACCTTCGAGTATGTTGGACCATATCGAACTTGAGTTCCAAG CACAAATTAATGAACTTAAACAAGCTGGATCTGATGGTATCAACAAAATTGATGAATCTAAGGATGATCAAGAACTAG CTGCTCATAGGAAGAAAATGTTGGAAGAGATTGAACGCGAATTTGAAG CTGCTGCAGCTGGATTTGAACAATTCAAGATTGATGATTCCACTCAAGGAGAAGATGACGAACAAT CTGCAATGAGAAAAAGCATGCTGGAAGAGATTGAACGCGATTTTGAAG CTGCTACAAAAGGTCTTGAACAACTAAAGGCTGATGATCTAACCGGAGTCAACTACGCAGAACACG CTGCAAAGAGACAGAAGATGTTGGAAGAGATTGAAAGAGAGTTTGAAG ACCTGTTTTTAAATCTGCTTGTAGAAGCTACAAAAGGTCTTGAAGAACTAAGACATTCAACCTCAAGCACAGATGATGAATCTCACT CTGCAAGGAGACAAAGTATGCTAGATGAGATCGAACGTGAGTTTGAAG CTGCTACAAGTGGTCTTAAACAGCTTAAGATTAATGCTTACACTGTCGAAGATAATGACAAAGAACAAG CTGCCAGGAGACAAAGTATGCTAGATGCAATTGAGCGTGAGTTCGAAG CCGTTACAGAAAGTTTTAAGCAGATTGATGATCTTGCTGATAGCAAAGATGAGGAAGACCAAT CTGCAAAGAGACAAAGTATGTTGGATGAGATTGAACGTGAATTTGAAG CTGCTACAAGTAGTCTTAAGCAACTAAACCTTGATGATTTCACTGAAGGAGATGACAGTGAACAAA ATGCAAGGAGAAATAGCATGCTTGAAGCTATCGAACGCGAGTTTGAAG CTGCCACAAGAGGCCTTGCAGAGATCAAGAATCATGAAGAACAAG CTGAAACTCAGAGAAACAGTATGTTGGAAGAAATCGAACGCGAATTTGAAG CAGCTGCAGCAAGTGCAAAGGCTGCTGAAAAAGACT CAGCTGCAAAGAAGCCACCAACCATAAGTACAGTGCAGAAAACTTATGGCGGATTCAATG GTGGGTTTGACAGTCTTCTAAAGCCATCAG ATGGTGTCTGTGGTTGTTTCAACAAAGACAAAGATGGTCTTAAGGCAGACACAGATTCTTCCATTAACCTAGCAGAGATACTCGCTGAAAAATCAAAATCCCAG GACTCAGAGACCTCTAGCCTCACCACATCACTGACCAATCTTGTTCACACCCATAGAAAAGAAACAACCTCGAAGGTAAGCACAGTCCTTGGCTCATCAGTTACTTCCACCACAAGCGAATCATCCGCTACATCAGAAACCCTAGAGAGCTTAAAGCAAACCCTAAAGAAGCTACGCGGTCTAACCGCACGTGACCTAGTACACCACCCGAACTTCGACGAGATTATAGAAGCCGGTACGCGTTACGAGGTACTCAGCTCAGCTTCCATTGGTTACATCTCTTTACTAGCCAAATACAAAACCGTCATTAAAGAAGGACTCGAGGCTTCTCAGAGAGTCCACCTCGCTCGAACCCGCGCCAAAATTCTCAAAGAAACCGCCGTGGAGAAGCAGAGAGCCGTGGACGCGGAGTTCGCGCTCGCTAAGAGTCTTGCTCAGGGAGGAGACGCGCTGTCCATCAAAATCTTCGCCATCAAGAAACTGTTGGTTAAGCTTGAAGCGGAGAAAGTGAGTGTTGATCTGAAGTTTAAGTCTACGGAGAGTAATCTGGGGCGGCTTCTTAAGGAGGCTTCTCAGGCTTATGAAGAGTATCATGCGGCTGTGCGTAAGGCAAAGGACGAGCAAGCTGCTGAGGAGTTCGCTCTTGAGACGACTAAGAGAGCAGAACATATTTGGGTTGAGTTTCTTAGTTCACTTAACTGA
- the LOC103869862 gene encoding TSA1-like protein isoform X2, translating to MGTKFLALCLSLCLIISSFYKVSCQDEGTTGLNLDLIEREYQASLQGNEGVDQISGQKNSTVTDNNTISLSLSEESVETTKDSADTSSQLGPVTDEVVTPSSMLDHIELEFQAQINELKQAGSDGINKIDESKDDQELAAHRKKMLEEIEREFEAAAAGFEQFKIDDSTQGEDDEQSAMRKSMLEEIERDFEAATKGLEQLKADDLTGVNYAEHAAKRQKMLEEIEREFEDLFLNLLVEATKGLEELRHSTSSTDDESHSARRQSMLDEIEREFEAATSGLKQLKINAYTVEDNDKEQAARRQSMLDAIEREFEAVTESFKQIDDLADSKDEEDQSAKRQSMLDEIEREFEAATSSLKQLNLDDFTEGDDSEQNARRNSMLEAIEREFEDATKGLEELKASDSTHDNDDDEHTARRKSMLDAIEREFEAATRGLAEIKNHEEQAETQRNSMLEEIEREFEAAAASAKAAEKDSAKKPPTISTVQKTYGGFNGGFDSLLKPSDGVCGCFNKDKDGLKADTDSSINLAEILAEKSKSQDSETSSLTTSLTNLVHTHRKETTSKVSTVLGSSVTSTTSESSATSETLESLKQTLKKLRGLTARDLVHHPNFDEIIEAGTRYEVLSSASIGYISLLAKYKTVIKEGLEASQRVHLARTRAKILKETAVEKQRAVDAEFALAKSLAQGGDALSIKIFAIKKLLVKLEAEKVSVDLKFKSTESNLGRLLKEASQAYEEYHAAVRKAKDEQAAEEFALETTKRAEHIWVEFLSSLN from the exons ATGGGAACCAAGTTCTTAGCTCTGTGTTTGTCTCTGTGTCTCATCATCTCAAGCTTTTATAAAGTTTCTTGCCAG GATGAAGGAACTACAGGTTTGAATTTAGATCTGATTGAGCGTGAATATCAag CTTCTCTCCAAGGCAACGAAGGAGTTGACCAGATCAGTGGTCAGAAAAACAGTACAGTGACTGATAACAACACAATCTCTCTGTCTCTATCAGAAGAATCTGTGGAAACTACTAAAGATTCTGCTGATACCTCGTCTCAG TTAGGACCTGTTACTGATGAAGTCGTTACACCTTCGAGTATGTTGGACCATATCGAACTTGAGTTCCAAG CACAAATTAATGAACTTAAACAAGCTGGATCTGATGGTATCAACAAAATTGATGAATCTAAGGATGATCAAGAACTAG CTGCTCATAGGAAGAAAATGTTGGAAGAGATTGAACGCGAATTTGAAG CTGCTGCAGCTGGATTTGAACAATTCAAGATTGATGATTCCACTCAAGGAGAAGATGACGAACAAT CTGCAATGAGAAAAAGCATGCTGGAAGAGATTGAACGCGATTTTGAAG CTGCTACAAAAGGTCTTGAACAACTAAAGGCTGATGATCTAACCGGAGTCAACTACGCAGAACACG CTGCAAAGAGACAGAAGATGTTGGAAGAGATTGAAAGAGAGTTTGAAG ACCTGTTTTTAAATCTGCTTGTAGAAGCTACAAAAGGTCTTGAAGAACTAAGACATTCAACCTCAAGCACAGATGATGAATCTCACT CTGCAAGGAGACAAAGTATGCTAGATGAGATCGAACGTGAGTTTGAAG CTGCTACAAGTGGTCTTAAACAGCTTAAGATTAATGCTTACACTGTCGAAGATAATGACAAAGAACAAG CTGCCAGGAGACAAAGTATGCTAGATGCAATTGAGCGTGAGTTCGAAG CCGTTACAGAAAGTTTTAAGCAGATTGATGATCTTGCTGATAGCAAAGATGAGGAAGACCAAT CTGCAAAGAGACAAAGTATGTTGGATGAGATTGAACGTGAATTTGAAG CTGCTACAAGTAGTCTTAAGCAACTAAACCTTGATGATTTCACTGAAGGAGATGACAGTGAACAAA ATGCAAGGAGAAATAGCATGCTTGAAGCTATCGAACGCGAGTTTGAAG ATGCTACAAAAGGTCTTGAAGAGCTAAAGGCTAGTGATTCAACCCACgacaatgatgatgatgaacacA CTGCAAGGAGAAAGAGTATGCTTGATGCTATTGAACGCGAGTTTGAAG CTGCCACAAGAGGCCTTGCAGAGATCAAGAATCATGAAGAACAAG CTGAAACTCAGAGAAACAGTATGTTGGAAGAAATCGAACGCGAATTTGAAG CAGCTGCAGCAAGTGCAAAGGCTGCTGAAAAAGACT CTGCAAAGAAGCCACCAACCATAAGTACAGTGCAGAAAACTTATGGCGGATTCAATG GTGGGTTTGACAGTCTTCTAAAGCCATCAG ATGGTGTCTGTGGTTGTTTCAACAAAGACAAAGATGGTCTTAAGGCAGACACAGATTCTTCCATTAACCTAGCAGAGATACTCGCTGAAAAATCAAAATCCCAG GACTCAGAGACCTCTAGCCTCACCACATCACTGACCAATCTTGTTCACACCCATAGAAAAGAAACAACCTCGAAGGTAAGCACAGTCCTTGGCTCATCAGTTACTTCCACCACAAGCGAATCATCCGCTACATCAGAAACCCTAGAGAGCTTAAAGCAAACCCTAAAGAAGCTACGCGGTCTAACCGCACGTGACCTAGTACACCACCCGAACTTCGACGAGATTATAGAAGCCGGTACGCGTTACGAGGTACTCAGCTCAGCTTCCATTGGTTACATCTCTTTACTAGCCAAATACAAAACCGTCATTAAAGAAGGACTCGAGGCTTCTCAGAGAGTCCACCTCGCTCGAACCCGCGCCAAAATTCTCAAAGAAACCGCCGTGGAGAAGCAGAGAGCCGTGGACGCGGAGTTCGCGCTCGCTAAGAGTCTTGCTCAGGGAGGAGACGCGCTGTCCATCAAAATCTTCGCCATCAAGAAACTGTTGGTTAAGCTTGAAGCGGAGAAAGTGAGTGTTGATCTGAAGTTTAAGTCTACGGAGAGTAATCTGGGGCGGCTTCTTAAGGAGGCTTCTCAGGCTTATGAAGAGTATCATGCGGCTGTGCGTAAGGCAAAGGACGAGCAAGCTGCTGAGGAGTTCGCTCTTGAGACGACTAAGAGAGCAGAACATATTTGGGTTGAGTTTCTTAGTTCACTTAACTGA